In Flavivirga abyssicola, the following are encoded in one genomic region:
- a CDS encoding NADH:ubiquinone reductase (Na(+)-transporting) subunit D produces MGLLSRKDSKLILDPLADDNPITIQVLGICSALAITAQLKASIVMAVSVLFVLGAGNVVISLIRNIIPSKIRIIVQLTVVAALVIIVDQVLKAFSYQLSKELGAFIGLIITNCIIMGRFEAFALGNGPWRSFLDGIGNALGYGVILIIVGFFRELLGSGTLLGFKVLGDPIAKTGLYSIGYENNGFMLLAPMALIVVGVIIWVQRTRNKALIED; encoded by the coding sequence ATGGGACTTTTATCAAGAAAAGATAGTAAACTAATATTAGACCCTTTAGCAGATGATAATCCGATTACAATTCAAGTTCTTGGAATTTGTTCAGCTTTAGCGATTACTGCTCAATTGAAGGCATCCATAGTTATGGCCGTTTCGGTGTTGTTTGTTTTAGGTGCAGGTAACGTCGTTATCTCATTAATTAGAAATATTATTCCGTCTAAAATTAGAATTATAGTACAGCTTACCGTTGTAGCTGCTTTGGTTATTATTGTAGATCAAGTATTAAAAGCATTCTCTTATCAATTAAGTAAGGAACTAGGTGCTTTTATTGGACTTATAATTACGAACTGTATTATTATGGGACGTTTTGAAGCTTTTGCTTTAGGAAATGGCCCATGGCGTTCATTCCTTGATGGAATTGGTAATGCACTTGGTTACGGTGTTATTCTAATAATAGTTGGTTTCTTTAGAGAATTGTTAGGCTCTGGAACCTTATTAGGTTTTAAAGTACTAGGAGATCCTATTGCAAAAACAGGATTGTATAGTATTGGTTATGAGAATAACGGTTTTATGTTATTAGCACCAATGGCTTTAATAGTTGTAGGCGTTATTATTTGGGTACAAAGAACTAGAAACAAAGCATTAATAGAAGATTAA
- a CDS encoding Na(+)-translocating NADH-quinone reductase subunit C gives MENRTDKNSYTILFAIGMVLIVGALLAFVASSLKPNIAENKRIEKQQNILYAMGVNENEEGSANFISTDKVADEFTKYITKQVVITNGTQSEENSEAYLIDVKKEQSKAKSGGERRLPLFIGEKEGKTYYIAPIRGKGLWDAVWAYVAMDKNMVVQGAYFDHQGETAGLGANIKERFFMDDFIGEHLLDASGNFVGINISKSNADPLNKDKTDNEVDAIAGATITGDGVSAMLRSDLKLYVPYFKTLKN, from the coding sequence ATGGAAAATAGAACAGATAAAAATTCATATACTATCCTATTCGCCATAGGAATGGTATTGATTGTTGGAGCATTATTAGCCTTTGTTGCTTCATCATTAAAACCAAATATTGCAGAGAACAAGCGTATTGAAAAGCAACAAAATATTTTGTATGCTATGGGCGTAAATGAAAATGAAGAAGGAAGCGCTAATTTTATTTCTACAGATAAAGTTGCTGATGAGTTTACAAAATATATCACTAAGCAGGTCGTAATTACTAACGGAACTCAATCTGAAGAAAATAGTGAAGCTTATTTAATCGATGTTAAAAAAGAGCAATCTAAAGCTAAAAGTGGAGGAGAAAGACGTTTACCATTGTTTATTGGAGAAAAAGAAGGCAAAACCTATTATATAGCACCTATTAGAGGAAAAGGACTTTGGGATGCCGTTTGGGCTTATGTTGCTATGGATAAAAATATGGTTGTACAAGGCGCGTATTTTGATCATCAAGGAGAGACAGCCGGTCTTGGAGCAAATATTAAAGAACGTTTTTTTATGGACGATTTCATAGGAGAACATTTATTAGACGCTTCAGGAAATTTTGTTGGGATTAACATTTCAAAAAGTAATGCAGATCCTTTAAATAAAGATAAAACTGATAATGAGGTTGATGCTATTGCAGGAGCTACTATTACAGGAGATGGTGTATCAGCAATGTTGAGAAGCGACTTGAAGTTGTATGTACCTTATTTTAAAACTTTAAAAAACTAG
- a CDS encoding Na(+)-translocating NADH-quinone reductase subunit A: protein MSNDIRIKKGLDIKLKGEAEKTSEKAIVSNFYTLRPEDFHGVIPKLISKVGTKVKAGETVFFDKSNEAIKFASPVSGEVLEISRGEKRKILAIKIQADKEQTYQDQGKFDVDAADSEAIKSHLLASGCWPFVKQRPYDVIANPDKAPKAIFISGYASAPLAADLDFTLQGKEAELQAAVTALGKLTEGKVHVSVGKNGNSPLAGLAGITLHHVSGPHPSGNVGTQINKIDPINKGEVVWTVNAQDLVIIGELLLTGKFNAERIVALVGSSVEKPRYFVTKIGSEIATMVYDKGITKDSHDRIISGNVLSGKQVKPDGVLDYYSNVISIIPEGDDYEFFGWNKPIFNKISTSRAFTFSWLNPKKSYDLNTNTNGEHRAFVTTGTYEEVFPLDIYPMQILKACMYKDLDEMEALGMYEVAPEDFALTEFVCVSKQPHQKIIREGLDLMLKEIG, encoded by the coding sequence ATGTCAAACGACATTCGCATTAAAAAAGGTCTAGACATTAAACTTAAGGGTGAAGCTGAAAAAACCTCTGAAAAGGCCATAGTAAGCAACTTTTATACTTTAAGACCTGAGGACTTCCACGGCGTTATACCTAAATTAATTTCTAAAGTTGGAACTAAAGTAAAAGCAGGTGAAACTGTTTTTTTCGATAAATCTAACGAAGCTATCAAATTTGCTTCTCCAGTTTCTGGTGAAGTTTTAGAAATTTCCCGTGGTGAAAAACGTAAAATATTAGCCATTAAAATCCAAGCAGATAAAGAGCAAACGTACCAAGATCAAGGTAAGTTTGATGTAGATGCTGCCGATTCTGAAGCTATCAAATCGCATTTACTAGCATCTGGTTGTTGGCCGTTTGTAAAACAACGCCCATATGATGTTATTGCAAATCCAGATAAAGCGCCAAAAGCGATCTTTATATCTGGGTATGCGAGTGCACCATTAGCAGCAGATTTGGATTTTACACTACAAGGAAAAGAGGCCGAATTACAAGCAGCTGTTACAGCTTTAGGAAAACTTACCGAAGGCAAAGTACATGTTTCTGTAGGTAAAAATGGAAACTCCCCATTAGCTGGACTAGCGGGTATTACATTGCACCATGTTTCTGGACCACATCCATCGGGAAATGTAGGAACACAAATAAATAAAATAGATCCAATAAATAAAGGAGAAGTTGTTTGGACTGTTAATGCTCAAGACTTGGTTATTATAGGCGAGTTATTATTAACAGGAAAGTTTAATGCTGAGCGTATTGTAGCTTTAGTTGGTTCTTCTGTTGAGAAACCAAGATACTTTGTTACTAAGATAGGAAGCGAAATAGCGACTATGGTTTATGATAAAGGCATTACTAAAGATTCTCATGATCGTATTATTTCGGGGAATGTTTTAAGTGGGAAACAAGTAAAACCAGACGGGGTTTTAGATTATTACAGTAATGTGATTTCTATAATTCCTGAAGGCGATGATTACGAGTTTTTTGGATGGAATAAACCTATTTTCAATAAAATATCAACATCCAGAGCATTTACTTTTTCATGGTTAAACCCTAAGAAATCATACGATTTAAATACAAACACAAATGGTGAACATCGTGCTTTTGTAACTACTGGAACTTACGAAGAAGTATTTCCTTTAGATATATATCCAATGCAAATATTAAAGGCGTGTATGTATAAGGATTTAGATGAAATGGAAGCTTTAGGAATGTATGAAGTAGCTCCTGAAGATTTTGCATTAACAGAATTTGTTTGTGTGTCTAAACAACCACATCAAAAAATTATAAGAGAAGGTTTAGACTTAATGCTTAAAGAAATAGGATAA
- a CDS encoding Na(+)-translocating NADH-quinone reductase subunit F: MKTSERLEQALKKLYTAFHNNELNPECCKQCAVGNILDNTDSWKYLSDVHGSLKLNYIGKVHETLGRRFNGYTPLELLKIENIFLKACGYILPLHYKNEKPKNPTDKDILFNGLSEVVRYLCYLDGISNVMDYTKLFEFENEKPKYDLDVFN, encoded by the coding sequence ATGAAGACTTCAGAACGTTTGGAACAGGCTTTAAAAAAGTTATATACTGCATTTCATAATAATGAATTAAACCCGGAATGCTGTAAGCAGTGTGCCGTTGGCAATATTTTAGACAACACTGATAGTTGGAAATACCTTTCTGATGTACATGGGTCATTAAAACTGAATTATATCGGCAAAGTGCATGAAACACTTGGAAGACGATTTAATGGTTATACACCTTTAGAATTATTAAAAATTGAAAATATATTTTTGAAAGCCTGTGGTTATATCTTACCGCTGCATTATAAAAATGAGAAGCCTAAAAACCCTACAGATAAAGATATTTTATTTAATGGTTTAAGTGAAGTCGTGAGATATTTATGCTATTTAGACGGTATTTCTAATGTCATGGATTATACAAAATTGTTTGAGTTTGAAAATGAAAAACCGAAATATGACTTAGATGTTTTCAATTAA
- a CDS encoding DUF6695 family protein, which produces MDNTGIILTLAYPDTIVMVSEEWFSPYLRFLGVGKKNYLRAGHAALVLIDKKTGVLEYHDFGRYITSEPNGRVRGRDTDNELDFPIKAEIENDTIKNLNDILEFLGTHPKLTHGDGKLVASVCNTVDYKKARTHITKMQKRGFIYYAAFKKRACNCARFVTDSLIASVTDLDIKKKLKNSKWFTPSTVGNVLLANTENHAFEVSETGHISEFKGSQKSENIRCFLDKLKDHKPSFIGTLEPRLVEGVHEKAQWLSGIAAGAWFELHQTDNNFEYRFRRISPYGNVDVDAVFAVEDDSFDYDLGFEFVHYSNCQFFHVKQGEKIFRFS; this is translated from the coding sequence ATGGATAACACAGGTATTATTTTAACGTTAGCGTATCCAGATACTATTGTTATGGTTTCTGAGGAATGGTTCTCGCCTTATTTAAGATTTCTAGGTGTAGGTAAAAAGAATTATTTGAGGGCAGGTCATGCTGCTTTAGTATTGATTGATAAAAAAACAGGTGTTTTAGAATATCATGATTTTGGACGTTACATCACATCAGAGCCCAACGGACGAGTCCGAGGAAGAGATACGGATAATGAATTGGATTTTCCAATTAAGGCGGAGATTGAAAATGATACCATTAAAAACTTAAACGATATTTTAGAGTTTTTAGGAACCCATCCTAAATTAACCCACGGAGACGGTAAGCTGGTAGCATCAGTTTGTAATACCGTTGATTATAAAAAAGCACGAACGCATATTACTAAAATGCAAAAGCGTGGGTTTATCTATTATGCAGCTTTTAAGAAGCGGGCATGCAATTGCGCACGTTTTGTGACAGATAGTTTAATAGCTTCAGTTACCGATTTGGATATTAAAAAGAAGTTAAAGAACTCTAAATGGTTTACGCCTAGTACTGTTGGTAACGTCCTTTTGGCAAATACGGAAAACCATGCTTTTGAAGTTTCAGAAACAGGCCATATTTCAGAGTTTAAAGGCTCTCAAAAGAGTGAAAATATTCGTTGTTTTTTAGATAAATTAAAAGATCATAAACCGTCTTTTATTGGGACTTTAGAGCCTAGGCTTGTTGAAGGGGTGCATGAAAAAGCGCAATGGCTCTCTGGCATTGCTGCTGGAGCCTGGTTTGAATTACATCAAACCGATAATAATTTTGAATATCGGTTTAGGCGTATTTCTCCTTATGGCAATGTAGACGTCGATGCTGTTTTTGCTGTTGAAGATGATTCATTTGATTATGATTTAGGGTTTGAATTTGTGCATTACTCTAATTGTCAATTCTTTCATGTGAAGCAAGGAGAAAAGATTTTTAGGTTTTCTTAG
- a CDS encoding NADH:ubiquinone reductase (Na(+)-transporting) subunit B, which translates to MGLKESLHNFKEKNKDKKWLPAFSAIHTFLYLPNETTHNGTHIKVADDLKRTMNTVIMAMVPCLIFGMFNAGYQHNLQVGEVQAAAGSFFSSEFWTMANFMIGFWKILPLVIVSYGVGLGIEFIFAIIKGHEVEEGYLVTGMLVPLIVPVDIPLWMLAVAVVFGVVIGKEVFGGTGMNILNPALTIRAFLFFAYPTWMSGDKVWVEGAVERTKEIAAGANLDAISGETILGSLAQGKEAGYEVMDMFLGFIPGSVGETSALLILLGGLFLIFAKIGSWRIMLSSVIGALVMGLIFNQVVDSGWITESSKFYGLMSTVWWHHLLIGGFAFGTVFMATDPVTASQTNKGKWIYGFFVGFISIMIRVFNPAYPEGVMLAILLMNVFAPTIDHYVVQGNVKKRKKRLKAKVA; encoded by the coding sequence ATGGGTTTAAAAGAAAGTTTACATAATTTTAAGGAAAAGAACAAAGACAAGAAGTGGCTACCTGCATTTTCTGCAATCCATACGTTTTTATACTTACCAAACGAGACCACACATAATGGGACTCACATAAAAGTTGCCGACGATTTAAAACGTACCATGAATACTGTTATTATGGCCATGGTACCGTGTTTAATTTTCGGAATGTTTAATGCCGGTTACCAACATAATTTACAGGTTGGTGAGGTGCAAGCCGCAGCAGGAAGTTTCTTTAGTTCAGAATTTTGGACTATGGCTAACTTCATGATTGGTTTTTGGAAAATATTACCATTAGTAATTGTATCGTATGGTGTTGGTTTAGGAATTGAATTCATATTTGCCATTATTAAAGGACACGAAGTTGAAGAAGGATACTTAGTAACAGGAATGTTAGTACCGTTAATTGTACCGGTTGATATTCCACTTTGGATGCTGGCTGTTGCCGTTGTGTTTGGTGTTGTTATAGGTAAAGAAGTTTTTGGAGGTACGGGAATGAATATTCTTAACCCTGCATTAACTATTCGTGCATTCCTATTCTTCGCATATCCTACATGGATGTCTGGAGATAAGGTTTGGGTTGAAGGTGCTGTTGAAAGAACTAAAGAGATTGCCGCAGGAGCAAATCTAGATGCTATTTCTGGTGAAACAATACTAGGAAGTTTGGCACAAGGAAAAGAAGCAGGGTATGAAGTGATGGATATGTTCTTAGGATTTATTCCTGGTTCGGTCGGTGAAACATCTGCACTATTAATATTATTGGGAGGTTTATTTTTAATCTTCGCAAAAATAGGGAGTTGGAGAATCATGTTATCTTCAGTTATTGGAGCTTTAGTCATGGGATTAATTTTTAATCAAGTAGTTGATTCTGGATGGATAACAGAAAGCAGTAAATTTTACGGATTAATGAGTACAGTTTGGTGGCACCACTTACTTATAGGTGGTTTTGCTTTTGGTACTGTATTTATGGCTACAGACCCTGTAACAGCTTCACAAACCAATAAAGGGAAATGGATTTATGGTTTCTTTGTAGGGTTTATTTCTATCATGATTCGTGTATTTAACCCTGCCTATCCGGAAGGTGTTATGTTAGCTATTCTATTAATGAATGTGTTTGCACCAACTATCGATCATTATGTTGTTCAAGGTAATGTTAAGAAAAGAAAGAAACGTTTAAAAGCTAAAGTTGCATAA
- the nqrE gene encoding NADH:ubiquinone reductase (Na(+)-transporting) subunit E encodes MEHIELFFKSIFIDNMVFATFLGMCSYLAVSKKVSTAVGLGAAVIFVLAITVPLNWLLDQYILQEGALSWLGEEYASYDLSFLSFIMFIATIATMVQLVEIVVEKFSPSLYNSLGIFLPLIAVNCAILGGSLFMQSREIPTLGLATTYGIGSGIGWFLAILAIAAIREKIRYSNVPPALRGLGITFIITGLMAIGFMSFGGMLTGGDEASKEEKTVAVEKHEGSKENENITLSAVETSEDKVIANNIKSK; translated from the coding sequence ATGGAACATATAGAATTATTTTTCAAATCAATATTTATAGATAACATGGTATTTGCCACATTCTTAGGAATGTGTTCTTACCTAGCTGTATCTAAAAAAGTAAGTACAGCTGTTGGTCTTGGTGCCGCAGTAATATTTGTATTAGCTATTACAGTACCATTAAACTGGTTATTAGATCAGTATATTCTACAAGAAGGCGCTTTATCTTGGTTAGGAGAAGAGTATGCATCTTACGATTTAAGTTTCTTATCATTTATCATGTTTATTGCAACTATTGCGACCATGGTACAATTAGTAGAAATTGTTGTAGAAAAGTTTTCACCGTCATTATATAACTCATTAGGAATCTTTTTACCGCTAATAGCAGTGAACTGTGCCATTTTAGGAGGCTCTTTATTTATGCAATCTCGTGAAATTCCAACATTAGGATTAGCAACAACTTATGGTATTGGTTCTGGAATTGGATGGTTTTTAGCGATTTTAGCAATTGCAGCTATTCGTGAAAAAATTAGATATTCAAATGTACCACCAGCATTAAGAGGCTTAGGAATCACATTTATTATAACAGGTTTAATGGCGATTGGTTTTATGAGTTTTGGAGGTATGTTAACTGGAGGAGATGAAGCTTCTAAAGAAGAAAAAACAGTTGCAGTAGAGAAGCATGAAGGTTCAAAAGAAAATGAAAATATCACATTGAGTGCAGTTGAAACATCTGAAGATAAAGTGATAGCTAACAACATAAAAAGTAAATAA
- a CDS encoding DUF4846 domain-containing protein produces the protein MKRLLISILTLAVVGIVILQLRRVKSAAKSFVTTLETPGFSLLNKDSLTIKSRVNAPDGYKRVQYPKGSFQDYLRNYKLKTFGAKVINYNGSEYYWQDGHIGILNIPVPKNGLQQCADALIRVRSEFLWDNNRKKDIGFNFTSGHYCSWLKYAEGYRQKIHGNRVTFHKSASKNHSKENFYKYLNLIYMYSGTLSLYNELPKIEDAKNLKIGDMLIKGGSPGHIVMICDEVINNKGEKLYLLFQGNTPAQSVHLVKNLEDSDISPWYQLKKDAVIPVSNYTFMSSKFVRFK, from the coding sequence ATGAAAAGACTTTTAATTTCTATTTTGACTCTAGCTGTAGTAGGCATTGTCATTCTCCAGCTAAGACGAGTTAAGAGTGCAGCTAAGAGTTTTGTGACTACATTAGAGACACCTGGTTTTAGTTTGTTAAATAAAGATAGCCTCACAATAAAATCGAGAGTTAATGCTCCCGATGGTTATAAACGCGTACAATATCCTAAAGGTTCTTTTCAAGACTATTTACGTAACTATAAATTAAAAACGTTTGGAGCTAAGGTTATTAATTATAATGGCTCTGAATATTATTGGCAAGATGGTCATATTGGCATATTAAATATTCCAGTGCCTAAAAACGGATTACAACAATGTGCTGATGCTTTAATTAGAGTAAGAAGTGAGTTTCTGTGGGATAATAATAGAAAAAAGGACATTGGGTTTAATTTTACGAGTGGTCATTACTGTTCTTGGTTAAAATATGCAGAGGGCTACAGACAGAAAATTCATGGTAACCGAGTAACATTTCATAAATCGGCTTCAAAAAACCATTCTAAAGAGAATTTTTATAAGTATTTAAATTTAATTTATATGTATTCCGGTACACTTTCATTGTATAACGAATTGCCAAAAATTGAAGACGCAAAAAACCTTAAAATAGGCGATATGCTTATTAAAGGCGGGTCACCCGGACATATTGTTATGATATGTGATGAAGTTATAAACAATAAAGGAGAGAAATTGTATTTATTATTTCAAGGAAATACCCCGGCGCAAAGTGTTCATTTAGTTAAGAATTTAGAAGATTCAGACATATCACCCTGGTATCAACTTAAAAAAGATGCAGTCATTCCTGTTTCAAATTATACGTTTATGAGTTCTAAATTTGTTCGGTTTAAATAA
- a CDS encoding type IX secretion system plug protein, translating to MLLKLTSLLSILLVSNIAFSQVEEVAPPDYIKTINFKGNTPETQLPILRLGEYVVLEFDVLNGEEDDYYYKVEHFNFDWTPSVLVKSEYMEGFDNQRIRNYENSFNSYQIYSHYTLTIPNAQTRGLRVSGNYMLSVFNDDDELVFSRKFMIYENTANVGVNIKRSRDVQFIEEKQRIEIIIDSNTMPFNNPTQNVKAVIVQNNNLNTAISNIKPQYTVGNQLIYKYDTETSFWGGNEYLFFENKDVRAANTGIQSIDLKDLYHNYLFANFERATRPYTYNPDINGNYVILNIDAENPSIEADYVWMHFSLLPVESLKNKDIHVYGNFNNYVVDESTKMVFDESRNVYTNALLLKQGFYNYKYIVANSDKSIDEGAISGNFYQTENNYKVIVYYRDLGGRYDKIIGLGEGSSVNISN from the coding sequence ATGCTGTTAAAACTCACCTCTTTATTATCTATTCTTCTAGTATCTAATATTGCTTTTAGTCAAGTTGAAGAAGTTGCACCTCCAGATTACATTAAAACAATCAATTTTAAAGGCAATACACCTGAAACACAATTACCAATTTTAAGACTTGGTGAGTATGTCGTTTTAGAATTTGATGTTTTAAACGGTGAGGAAGATGATTACTATTATAAAGTTGAACATTTTAATTTTGATTGGACACCATCTGTTTTGGTGAAATCGGAATACATGGAGGGTTTTGACAACCAACGTATTAGAAACTACGAAAATTCATTTAACTCTTATCAAATTTATTCACATTACACCCTTACTATTCCTAACGCACAAACCAGAGGCTTAAGAGTTTCTGGTAATTACATGCTTTCCGTTTTTAATGATGATGACGAGCTTGTTTTTTCAAGGAAATTCATGATTTATGAAAACACCGCTAACGTTGGTGTTAACATTAAACGCTCTCGTGATGTACAGTTTATTGAAGAGAAACAACGCATAGAAATCATAATTGATTCCAACACCATGCCATTTAATAATCCTACTCAAAACGTAAAAGCTGTTATTGTTCAGAATAATAATCTGAATACTGCTATTTCGAATATAAAACCGCAATACACCGTTGGTAATCAGTTAATTTACAAATATGACACAGAAACCAGTTTTTGGGGTGGTAACGAGTATTTATTTTTTGAAAACAAAGATGTTAGAGCGGCAAATACAGGTATACAAAGTATCGATTTAAAAGATTTGTATCACAATTATTTATTTGCAAACTTTGAGAGAGCTACCAGACCATATACCTACAATCCAGATATTAATGGTAATTATGTGATTCTAAATATTGATGCAGAAAACCCCAGTATTGAGGCAGATTATGTGTGGATGCATTTTTCATTACTTCCTGTTGAGTCCTTAAAAAACAAAGACATTCATGTTTATGGTAATTTTAATAATTATGTTGTAGATGAAAGCACTAAAATGGTTTTTGATGAATCTCGCAACGTTTATACAAATGCCTTACTTCTAAAACAAGGCTTTTACAACTACAAATATATTGTTGCAAATAGCGACAAAAGTATTGATGAAGGCGCTATTAGCGGGAACTTTTATCAAACAGAAAACAATTATAAAGTCATTGTATATTATAGAGATTTAGGAGGGCGATACGATAAAATTATTGGACTTGGGGAAGGAAGCTCAGTTAACATTTCAAACTAA
- the nqrF gene encoding NADH:ubiquinone reductase (Na(+)-transporting) subunit F — protein sequence MILAAGTLGTIVATVTAFLIITLLLVALLLFVKQKLSPSGPVKITINGEREVEVASGDSLLTTLGAQKIFLPSACGGGGTCIQCECHVLEGGGEALPTETPHFTRKELQHGARLACQVKVKQDMNITIPEEVFGIKKWEATVVRNYNVASFIKEFVVEIPEDMGYKAGGYIQIEIPECEIKYSDIDITAHPEEHETPDKFQAEWDKFGLWPLVMKNTETVERAYSMASFPAEGREIMLNVRIATPPWDRAKNGWMDVNPGVASSYIFAQKPGDKVTISGPYGEFFINESESEMLYVGGGAGMAPMRSHLYHLFKTLRTGRKVTYWYGGRSKRELFYLEHFYELEKEFPNFKFFLALSEPLPEDNWKVKENIDAPGDGFVGFIHNCVIDNYLNLHESPEDIELYFCGPPLMNKAVQKMGEDFGIPDEHIRFDDFGG from the coding sequence ATGATATTAGCAGCAGGTACATTAGGAACCATAGTAGCAACAGTAACAGCATTTTTAATCATTACGTTGTTGTTAGTCGCTTTACTACTATTTGTAAAACAAAAATTATCGCCATCAGGGCCAGTAAAAATAACCATTAATGGTGAACGTGAAGTTGAAGTCGCTTCTGGAGATAGTTTATTAACAACATTAGGCGCTCAAAAAATATTTTTACCATCTGCATGTGGTGGTGGTGGAACATGTATTCAATGTGAGTGTCACGTATTAGAAGGTGGAGGAGAAGCTTTACCAACAGAAACACCACACTTTACACGTAAAGAATTACAACATGGTGCACGTTTAGCGTGTCAGGTTAAAGTAAAGCAAGATATGAATATTACCATTCCAGAAGAGGTGTTTGGTATTAAAAAATGGGAAGCAACAGTTGTACGTAACTATAACGTAGCATCTTTTATTAAAGAGTTTGTTGTTGAAATTCCCGAAGATATGGGATATAAAGCAGGTGGATACATTCAAATTGAAATTCCCGAATGCGAAATTAAATATTCAGATATAGATATTACTGCACACCCTGAGGAGCATGAAACGCCAGATAAGTTTCAAGCCGAGTGGGATAAATTTGGTCTTTGGCCTTTAGTAATGAAGAATACTGAAACAGTAGAAAGAGCTTATTCTATGGCCTCTTTCCCTGCTGAAGGACGTGAGATTATGTTGAATGTACGTATTGCTACACCACCATGGGATCGTGCTAAAAATGGATGGATGGATGTTAATCCAGGAGTAGCTTCTTCTTATATATTCGCTCAAAAACCAGGTGATAAAGTAACCATTTCAGGACCTTACGGTGAATTCTTTATTAATGAATCTGAAAGTGAAATGCTTTACGTAGGTGGGGGTGCTGGTATGGCACCAATGCGTTCGCATTTATATCACTTATTCAAAACATTAAGGACTGGAAGAAAAGTAACGTATTGGTATGGTGGACGATCTAAACGTGAATTATTCTATTTAGAGCATTTCTATGAGTTAGAAAAAGAGTTCCCTAACTTTAAATTTTTCTTAGCATTATCTGAACCTTTACCAGAAGATAACTGGAAAGTAAAAGAAAATATAGATGCACCAGGTGATGGTTTTGTTGGGTTTATTCACAACTGTGTAATAGATAACTATTTAAATTTACATGAATCGCCAGAAGATATAGAACTTTATTTTTGTGGACCACCATTAATGAATAAGGCAGTTCAAAAAATGGGAGAAGATTTTGGTATCCCAGATGAACATATCAGATTTGATGACTTTGGAGGCTAG
- the apaG gene encoding Co2+/Mg2+ efflux protein ApaG, whose protein sequence is MVQQITRGIKISVVTTFEGSFYKNYKMQYAFGYTVTIENQSKDSVQLNARHWEILDALNNIEIVSGEGVIGKKPVLKPGESHTYTSGCLLTSPFGAMQGHYNMVNFTTTKKFQVTIPTFKLSAPFAIN, encoded by the coding sequence ATGGTTCAACAAATAACAAGAGGCATAAAAATATCGGTGGTCACCACTTTTGAAGGCTCATTTTATAAAAATTATAAAATGCAGTATGCTTTTGGATACACCGTAACTATTGAAAACCAAAGTAAAGATTCCGTACAGCTTAACGCTCGCCATTGGGAAATTTTAGATGCTTTAAATAATATAGAAATAGTTTCTGGTGAAGGTGTTATTGGAAAAAAGCCAGTACTGAAACCAGGCGAGTCTCATACTTATACTTCTGGATGTTTGCTAACCTCTCCTTTTGGTGCCATGCAAGGGCATTATAATATGGTAAACTTTACAACTACAAAAAAGTTTCAGGTAACCATCCCTACTTTTAAGCTAAGTGCGCCTTTTGCAATAAACTAG